Part of the Metasolibacillus fluoroglycofenilyticus genome is shown below.
AACCGTGATTTATCAATAGTACGCAATTGCTCAAGCAAAATTACCGAATCGCGTTCAAAGCCATACTTCTTGGCATCGATTTCGACATGAGTAGGTAATTTTGCTTTTTGAATTTGCGCAGTAATAGCAGCTATAATGACAGTTGGACTAAATCTATTACCAATATCATTTTGAATAATCAGTACAGGTCTTGTACCACCTTGCTCTGAGCCTATAACAGGTGATAGATCTGCAAAAAAAACGTCTCCACGTTTTACGCTCAAATTGTCATCCCCCGCTAACGAGACGCCGCTCCACCATATGTTCCGCTTCATATTCTGCATGCAGGCATTCGCTGCAAATCATCAGATTAATATGCGACATTTCCACATAGCCCTTTTCTAAAGCTTCCCGTATTTGATTTGGTTGTGTCTGCTTCACTCGTTTAGATGTTGAAACATACAGCATTTCGCCATTATAGAAATCGCTTTG
Proteins encoded:
- a CDS encoding type II toxin-antitoxin system PemK/MazF family toxin, giving the protein MSVKRGDVFFADLSPVIGSEQGGTRPVLIIQNDIGNRFSPTVIIAAITAQIQKAKLPTHVEIDAKKYGFERDSVILLEQLRTIDKSRLTDRITQLDDELMEKVDMALGISLGLVSF